A section of the Solitalea canadensis DSM 3403 genome encodes:
- a CDS encoding RHS repeat domain-containing protein, producing the protein MKAFCFFIIIVSSLLIADLANAQIIQSQDAIVLPVSGQPSLTIGNGSNIQYISGQSITLLPGVHIQGGANFEAKISSFVINPAPSNPNTNNEMNWIVNKIFDENGNAISENKSFFDYSGKPLQNQWRDISRGHVLASQTLYDAFQQPVISTLPAPTNNGAFAYKGDFVQNASGTVYNYQNFDTNGKLNAPDVVGKTTIGTLGWYYSTNNTFEKYVPETSYPYSRSDFYNDGSGEGRRAAGVGDQLKMGSGHESQAMTLPVTSELNNYIAVRNKFFAVDSVGSLPSSLLNETYQTVGIDPNGQKGISITDKNGKALMSARWLSTATAAWYAPVNTVTLSSNQYTYTIDPASSVNSNYSYLEKITLVGDGTVRVFHSGGLVYTGIASGYSSPPIVGGAMIVRIESDKPFKVNYNGVSGSVSQTACSDCDADYKGNAFHYFSLLKPSAITVTGGAYTIYDLTTDLVVSGTTLPAGFYKIIPDSLKSDITLTYTNAFEDISYNFYNQLGQLVATIAPEGVKQLLQTNFNNISKKENIPFSTFYNYDARGQLMRVKVWDGGTTEYAYRKDGNIRFSQNSLQVAKNSFSYTNYDQYGRAVESGEYVYGTTGTNFTSAKASSTILESIANDGGLANFSTLKMDWVRTEYDVASKNVNAVASGYVQDFTYGGIAYTQSANSETWYSYDDQGQLTWKVQNITGLGTKTIDYTYDFNGNVLQVVYQKNTPAERFYHDYEYDLDKRLSVVYTSKDGASKTLEAKYYYYLHGPLKRVELADNLQGIDYTYTPQGWLKTINHPSGDKSKDPGQDGSTNSFAQDVFGMSMEYFSGDYIRSGSNIASVSPGTGYTPYYNGNIQGLTWSNKQTTGGTASAKMSAFKYDAKYQLNESVQGTPDYSKGTFIGSNAYKETFTYRDAHGNIGSLTRNDGLGNVVDNFSYTYGANSNRLTAVPGYSSYEYDALGQLTRQNKSTTNDIKVKYDVTGKVIALYDKDDNLKVSYTYDENGQRIKKEDKTTGLITWYVSDVAGATMAIYEKQSTGAINLMEQPIYGADRLGTFFVQGSIRRYELKDHMGNVRGLLLRSKNGINADIYSFKDYYAFGSKSQSGGTDDYRYDYQGQYAEKDKETDWNAFDLRMYDAKIGRWLSVDPKNQYWSPYVGMGNNPVSRTDPDGGLDGWYNDENGNATFNKDVNSQGDLATLGIKGSYIGQSFSGHDKNGYGIAGDKFGNLSMSLPEVEVSTQRDFWRNATKNNPYMPTQFFDGIGIQVTFSASTYFGTYNYTAGLYLDNYGFRGFVNTGLGFGAHTPGFGVTPSVFGVNYNSSRIPDPDNAFAGNSVASAFGAGPISFSIAQSSKDKNPFIDIPSCTVYTFGRNLISSYSFETNISRTFLMGFDFHDRHLKQ; encoded by the coding sequence ATGAAGGCTTTTTGTTTTTTTATAATAATAGTTAGTTCACTCCTGATAGCTGATTTAGCTAATGCACAGATAATACAATCTCAGGATGCAATTGTATTACCTGTAAGTGGACAACCCTCTCTTACAATCGGGAATGGTTCAAATATTCAATATATAAGTGGACAGTCAATAACGTTATTACCTGGTGTTCATATTCAAGGTGGTGCAAATTTCGAGGCAAAAATCAGTTCTTTTGTGATCAATCCTGCACCTTCAAATCCCAATACAAACAATGAAATGAATTGGATTGTAAACAAGATTTTTGATGAAAACGGCAATGCTATTAGTGAAAATAAGTCCTTTTTTGATTATAGTGGAAAGCCTTTGCAAAATCAATGGAGAGATATCAGTCGGGGGCATGTTTTAGCCTCGCAAACACTTTATGATGCTTTTCAGCAGCCTGTAATATCTACCCTGCCGGCTCCTACTAATAATGGTGCATTCGCTTACAAGGGTGATTTTGTTCAGAATGCATCAGGAACAGTGTATAACTATCAGAACTTTGATACGAACGGTAAACTTAATGCTCCGGATGTTGTAGGTAAAACTACAATTGGAACTCTTGGCTGGTATTATAGTACAAATAATACCTTTGAGAAATATGTACCCGAAACTAGCTATCCTTACAGTCGTTCTGATTTCTATAATGATGGTTCAGGTGAAGGTCGACGAGCTGCCGGAGTTGGAGATCAATTAAAAATGGGTAGTGGTCATGAATCGCAAGCAATGACATTACCCGTTACCAGTGAATTAAACAATTATATAGCTGTACGAAATAAGTTCTTTGCGGTTGATAGTGTGGGCAGCTTGCCGTCTTCTTTATTGAATGAGACTTATCAAACTGTGGGAATCGATCCAAACGGGCAAAAAGGCATTTCTATTACAGATAAAAACGGAAAAGCCTTAATGAGTGCCCGATGGTTAAGTACTGCAACAGCTGCCTGGTATGCACCTGTCAATACGGTAACTCTGAGTTCCAATCAATATACCTATACAATTGATCCTGCGAGTTCAGTTAATAGTAATTATTCATACCTGGAGAAAATTACATTAGTTGGAGATGGGACAGTGCGTGTATTTCATTCAGGGGGCTTGGTGTATACGGGAATTGCTTCAGGTTATTCATCACCTCCAATTGTAGGAGGTGCAATGATTGTTAGAATTGAATCAGATAAACCTTTTAAGGTGAATTATAATGGGGTTTCGGGTAGTGTTTCACAAACAGCTTGTTCAGACTGTGATGCCGATTACAAAGGTAACGCGTTTCATTATTTTTCCTTGTTAAAACCTTCCGCAATTACTGTTACGGGAGGAGCTTATACTATATATGATCTGACCACTGATCTCGTGGTAAGTGGAACAACTCTTCCTGCTGGGTTTTACAAAATTATTCCGGATAGTCTAAAGAGTGATATAACATTAACTTACACTAATGCCTTTGAGGACATCAGCTATAATTTCTATAACCAACTAGGGCAATTAGTAGCCACTATTGCTCCTGAAGGTGTAAAACAGTTATTGCAGACTAATTTTAACAATATTTCCAAAAAGGAGAATATTCCTTTTAGTACTTTTTATAATTACGATGCCAGAGGACAATTAATGAGAGTAAAAGTATGGGATGGAGGAACGACAGAATACGCCTACCGTAAAGATGGTAACATTCGTTTCTCGCAAAACTCCTTGCAGGTTGCCAAAAATAGTTTTTCTTATACTAATTACGATCAATATGGCAGAGCGGTTGAATCAGGTGAATATGTGTATGGCACTACAGGAACTAATTTTACTTCCGCAAAGGCATCATCTACCATTTTAGAAAGTATTGCAAATGATGGCGGTCTTGCTAATTTTTCAACCTTAAAAATGGATTGGGTAAGAACGGAATATGATGTAGCATCCAAAAATGTAAATGCAGTAGCTTCCGGATATGTCCAGGATTTTACCTACGGCGGGATCGCCTATACGCAAAGTGCTAACAGTGAAACTTGGTACAGCTATGATGACCAGGGACAATTGACCTGGAAAGTGCAGAATATTACTGGTTTGGGAACAAAAACCATCGACTATACTTACGATTTTAATGGCAATGTACTGCAGGTTGTTTATCAAAAGAATACTCCGGCAGAACGCTTCTACCATGATTATGAATATGATCTGGATAAGCGGTTAAGTGTTGTATACACCAGCAAAGATGGCGCAAGTAAAACCCTTGAAGCCAAGTATTACTATTATTTGCATGGTCCTTTGAAGCGGGTGGAACTCGCCGATAATTTACAGGGCATCGACTATACATATACGCCCCAAGGGTGGTTAAAAACTATCAATCATCCAAGTGGCGACAAATCCAAAGACCCGGGACAAGATGGTAGTACCAATTCATTCGCACAGGATGTATTTGGAATGAGTATGGAATATTTTAGCGGGGATTATATTCGATCAGGTAGCAATATAGCTAGTGTGAGTCCTGGAACTGGGTATACGCCATATTATAATGGAAATATTCAGGGCCTGACTTGGAGTAATAAACAAACTACTGGTGGAACAGCTAGTGCAAAAATGTCAGCCTTTAAATATGATGCAAAATACCAATTAAATGAATCAGTTCAAGGTACGCCCGATTATTCAAAAGGAACTTTTATCGGGTCAAACGCTTATAAAGAAACGTTTACCTATCGGGATGCTCACGGAAATATCGGCTCTCTGACAAGAAATGATGGATTAGGAAATGTAGTGGATAACTTTAGCTATACATATGGAGCCAATAGCAACAGGTTAACAGCTGTACCAGGATACTCCAGTTATGAATACGATGCATTAGGTCAATTAACCCGACAAAATAAAAGTACCACTAATGATATAAAAGTAAAGTATGATGTAACTGGAAAAGTAATCGCATTATATGACAAAGATGATAATCTTAAAGTAAGTTATACTTACGATGAGAATGGCCAGCGGATAAAAAAAGAAGATAAAACAACCGGACTCATTACCTGGTACGTAAGTGATGTTGCTGGTGCAACAATGGCCATTTATGAGAAACAGAGTACAGGTGCGATAAACCTGATGGAACAGCCAATTTATGGAGCTGATCGTTTGGGGACATTCTTCGTACAAGGTAGTATTAGAAGATATGAACTGAAAGATCACATGGGAAATGTGCGAGGGCTCTTGTTACGTAGCAAAAATGGAATTAATGCTGATATTTACAGTTTCAAAGATTATTATGCCTTTGGTAGTAAATCTCAAAGTGGCGGAACTGATGATTATCGTTATGACTACCAAGGGCAATATGCTGAAAAAGATAAGGAAACTGATTGGAATGCCTTTGATCTACGCATGTACGATGCCAAAATAGGCCGTTGGTTGAGTGTGGATCCTAAAAATCAATACTGGTCTCCTTATGTGGGGATGGGAAATAATCCAGTTTCAAGAACTGACCCTGACGGAGGTTTAGATGGTTGGTATAATGATGAAAATGGAAATGCGACTTTTAATAAAGATGTTAATAGTCAAGGAGATTTAGCAACATTAGGTATAAAGGGTTCTTATATTGGGCAATCCTTTTCGGGACACGACAAAAATGGATACGGAATTGCAGGAGATAAATTTGGGAATTTGTCAATGAGTTTACCTGAAGTTGAAGTATCTACTCAAAGAGATTTTTGGAGGAATGCAACAAAGAATAATCCATATATGCCAACTCAATTTTTCGATGGTATAGGAATTCAGGTTACCTTTTCTGCTTCAACTTATTTTGGCACATATAATTACACCGCTGGTTTATATTTAGATAATTATGGTTTTCGTGGTTTTGTTAACACTGGATTAGGATTTGGAGCTCATACACCAGGATTTGGTGTCACTCCAAGTGTCTTTGGAGTGAATTATAATTCATCTAGGATTCCAGACCCAGATAATGCGTTTGCTGGTAATTCAGTTGCTAGTGCTTTTGGTGCTGGACCAATTAGCTTTTCCATTGCCCAAAGTTCAAAAGATAAAAATCCATTTATTGATATTCCTAGTTGTACCGTTTATACGTTTGGGCGAAATCTAATTTCCTCCTACAGCTTTGAAACCAATATTAGTAGAACATTTCTAATGGGATTTGATTTTCATGATCGTCATTTAAAACAGTAA